The Patescibacteria group bacterium genome segment GTTGGGGCGAGATATCAACCCAGCCGTCAAGCTGGCCATGCTGTATGCGTGTGGCAAATCGTTTGATCGTTTCCTCGGGAACACGGAGCGCGCGAAGCGCATTTTCGTGCCCCCACTTGGACGACTCTCTCCCGGGATGTTCCCATGCGCAATTTTCTTTCACCACCATGCCTCCCTCCGCGGCATACGCCACAGAAAAGAACTGGACCAGCAGGAAAAGAAATACAAATCCGTACCTGTGCTTCTTCATCAACAGTCTCCTTTTTGGATCATTGGGTTCTTACTTTACTTGTGAAATAACAAAAAACTGTACGAACTATACACTATTACTCCATATTGTCAATACCTCCGCCTGTCCTTCTTGAAGCGTTGAAAGGGTCTATCCAAACGTAAAGGCAAACGCCGAAACCTCGCCCTGCAGAAAACGAATTTCCAATAGATGTTCACCATAATCACCTTTCAAATCAACGAGATTGTAGAGGTTGTGCGTGTTGAAAATAACTTGCCCGTCCATCACCTCACTACCTGCCAAGGACGCTTGTATCGGCACGCCGTCAAGAAAAATTTCTGCGCTCACATTTTTGGGAGCGCCCGCGACGAGATTTACTTTGTTTGCCGAAAAGCGAAGACGTATGGTTCCCGTATCAGAAGAAAGCACCGCGTTCTCGGCTCCCATTGCCCACTTGCCACCAAGTGTAAACGTGTTCAGCGCAGTTGTTTCGGGAAGCACATATTCGCACACACCTGAAAGACACTCGGTACTCGGGATGTTAGCGAGCGCGGAGAGCCGCGCGGCGCCGATATAGATTTCCGGCGTTTTTATTTTTGAGAAATCGGTTGTTTCCGTGTTCTTGTCCGCGACACCCGCTTTCACGACTGCATCCATACCCAAGCGGAGAGAACGTTCATTTAAGAGCTCTACTATTTTCTCCTCTGTTTCTTCATAACCGCCTTCTCCGATGTGGTCGTACACCATGAAGCCGTCAATATCTATCAAATACTTTCTCGGCCAGAATCGGTTCTGGTACGCGTTCCATGTGGAATAGTCGTTATCAAGAACCACAGGATATTTGATCCCCAGTCTATTTGTCGCTTCAAGCACATTCTGGTACACCTTCTCAAACCCAAACTCTGGGGTATGGAGCCCAATGATGACCAGCCCCTTGTCCTTATATTTTTCGTACCACGCGTTCAAATATGGCGTTGTCCGCTGACAGTTAATACAAGAGTACGTCCAGATATCAAGAAGCACGACTTTTTTCCCGACAAACTCACCTATCGTGACGGACTTCCCATCCGTGTTAATGAATCCGTCGGGGGTCGTGATCTCTTTTGCAATCGGATATCGCTTGGCTTTTTCTTCTTTATCTCCGGTCGTTTGTACCTCCACTTTTCCGCCGATTGTGTCGCGAGAAACTTTTTGTGAATCAAGGTATGTGATACCGCCGACAACGAGAGCGATGAGTGCGATGGATATTGTAACTTTTTGATTTTGAGGATTCATACTATGCAATGACATCTTTCTTTACTGCGGTGGAAGCAAGATAGGAGAGAAATCCCGGGATAAGCGGCAGAATACAGGGGCTTAAAAACGAGCCAACCCCGGCCAGAAACGAAATGCCGAAGTTAAAGATCGTAAGCGAGCTGATACCGCCGCCGATTGATGTCGTCAAGTTGAGCGCAAGAAGGATGTCTGTCAGAAACTGAAGATTAGCGACACGCGAAAGCGTTCCGGTAAAGACTAAGACACCCAATGCGATAAGGACAACGCCGAAGAAATACTGGAGGTAGAGAAGTTTCTTGCCCAAGCGGTTGATAAG includes the following:
- a CDS encoding redoxin family protein, whose amino-acid sequence is MNPQNQKVTISIALIALVVGGITYLDSQKVSRDTIGGKVEVQTTGDKEEKAKRYPIAKEITTPDGFINTDGKSVTIGEFVGKKVVLLDIWTYSCINCQRTTPYLNAWYEKYKDKGLVIIGLHTPEFGFEKVYQNVLEATNRLGIKYPVVLDNDYSTWNAYQNRFWPRKYLIDIDGFMVYDHIGEGGYEETEEKIVELLNERSLRLGMDAVVKAGVADKNTETTDFSKIKTPEIYIGAARLSALANIPSTECLSGVCEYVLPETTALNTFTLGGKWAMGAENAVLSSDTGTIRLRFSANKVNLVAGAPKNVSAEIFLDGVPIQASLAGSEVMDGQVIFNTHNLYNLVDLKGDYGEHLLEIRFLQGEVSAFAFTFG